One window of the Bradyrhizobium sp. NP1 genome contains the following:
- the yidC gene encoding membrane protein insertase YidC, whose amino-acid sequence MHDQNNVFLAIALSVLILITWQYFFATSFSRKEARAPQIDLPGSHAQLKQSEAFPPPPQQQKVSRQEALGRSPRVAIETQSLKGSIALRGGRIDDVLLARYHETTDPKSPPIELLSPSGSPQAFYAEFGWINVSGTALAVPTSETTWRQVGSNNLGVGRPVLLSWQNGAGLEFRRTISVDDKYLFTVRDEVENRGPDPVALAPYALISRHNPPPTLGSYLLHEGAIGVLGEEGLQELTYKTLDERKRVPFTTNGAWLGFTDKYWAAVVAPQASVPLHAEFAASELGSLKTYEADYLQQTQTILPGSTASATTRLFAGAKEVAVVDDYQKALELDRFDRLIDWGRLWFITRPMFSLIDYFFRLVGNFGVAILIVTLLLKMAFFPLASRSYASMARMKALQPKLQLIRERFDGDKVKQQEAMMQLYRDERINPIAGCLPTLVQIPVFFALYKVLFITIEMRHAPFFGWVRDLSAADPTNLFNLFGLLPYDPSAVPLIGALLVVGAWPLVMGLSQWIQMKLTPASADPTQAAIMNWMPVIFTFSLAKFPVGLVIYWTWNNLLSTVQQLIVMRRNRVS is encoded by the coding sequence ATGCACGATCAGAACAACGTTTTCCTCGCCATCGCGCTCTCGGTGCTCATCCTGATCACCTGGCAATACTTCTTCGCGACTTCCTTTTCCCGCAAGGAAGCCAGGGCCCCGCAGATCGATCTGCCCGGGTCCCATGCTCAGCTGAAGCAGTCCGAAGCCTTTCCTCCGCCACCACAGCAGCAGAAGGTCTCACGGCAGGAAGCGCTCGGGCGCTCGCCCCGCGTTGCGATCGAAACGCAGAGCCTGAAAGGCTCGATCGCACTCAGGGGTGGCCGGATCGATGACGTGTTGCTGGCGCGGTATCACGAGACGACAGACCCCAAATCCCCGCCGATCGAGCTTTTGTCGCCTTCCGGCAGCCCACAGGCGTTCTATGCCGAGTTCGGCTGGATCAACGTGTCGGGCACGGCCTTGGCGGTGCCGACGTCCGAGACGACCTGGCGCCAGGTCGGATCCAACAATCTCGGCGTTGGACGGCCGGTCCTTTTGTCCTGGCAGAACGGCGCAGGCCTGGAATTCCGCCGGACAATTTCAGTGGACGACAAATATCTCTTCACCGTCCGCGATGAGGTCGAAAACAGGGGACCAGATCCCGTGGCGCTCGCACCCTATGCCTTGATCTCGCGCCACAATCCACCACCCACGCTCGGCAGCTACCTGCTTCACGAGGGAGCCATCGGGGTTCTCGGGGAGGAGGGCCTGCAGGAGCTGACCTACAAGACCCTCGACGAAAGGAAGCGCGTGCCGTTCACAACGAATGGCGCCTGGCTCGGCTTTACGGACAAGTATTGGGCGGCTGTCGTTGCTCCGCAGGCTTCCGTGCCCCTCCACGCCGAATTTGCCGCAAGCGAACTCGGTTCTCTCAAGACCTACGAGGCCGACTATCTGCAGCAGACGCAGACAATCCTGCCGGGCTCAACGGCAAGCGCAACGACGCGCCTGTTTGCGGGTGCAAAGGAGGTCGCCGTTGTCGACGACTATCAGAAGGCGCTCGAGCTCGACCGCTTCGATCGATTGATCGATTGGGGACGGCTCTGGTTCATCACCAGGCCGATGTTCAGCCTGATCGACTATTTCTTCCGCCTGGTCGGCAACTTCGGAGTAGCGATTCTCATCGTCACGCTGCTGCTGAAAATGGCCTTCTTCCCGCTTGCCAGCAGATCCTACGCCTCGATGGCCAGGATGAAGGCCTTGCAACCAAAGCTGCAGCTCATCCGCGAGCGCTTCGACGGCGACAAGGTGAAGCAGCAAGAGGCGATGATGCAGCTCTACCGGGATGAAAGGATCAACCCGATCGCCGGTTGCCTGCCCACGCTTGTTCAGATTCCGGTGTTCTTCGCGCTCTACAAGGTGCTGTTCATCACCATCGAGATGCGCCACGCGCCATTCTTCGGCTGGGTGAGGGACCTGTCCGCGGCGGACCCGACCAACCTGTTCAACCTGTTCGGCCTGCTGCCGTACGATCCGTCGGCAGTCCCCCTGATCGGCGCCCTCCTCGTGGTCGGCGCCTGGCCCCTCGTGATGGGCTTGAGCCAATGGATCCAGATGAAGCTGACGCCCGCGTCCGCGGACCCGACCCAGGCCGCAATCATGAACTGGATGCCGGTGATCTTCACGTTCAGCCTGGCCAAGTTTCCTGTCGGCCTGGTGATCTACTGGACCTGGAACAACCTGCTGTCCACGGTCCAGCAGCTGATCGTCATGCGCAGGAATCGCGTGTCCTAG
- a CDS encoding outer membrane beta-barrel protein, which produces MKKLSVAAVGVVLGASIAHAADMPAPVPVVVWSWTGLYLGVHAGAGFASSSFADPQGPSIYGGTVRSPAALGGFQLGYNWQIPNSNFLLGVETDASAMIGDGTATCFASSGFFISANCRVRPQLSGTLTGRVGFVTGSRGHTLVYAKAGAAWLQEQIDIATNALLPAMTTSFDGVRWGWTVGGGVERALTPAWSVKLEYDYAQFGNSGMPTPASFVQVLPPFNAYAPTSGGITNVGQSLHTVKLGLNYRIGEDLHATWEPSASDYRLRGTTDPGYLPEAEVEVGGRVWYSSGRFQKDLGATFDNAQQNVLVSRLTYDTTAASGEVFGRIDTASNIFIKGFVGGGKLLSGNMHDEDWLIFNASVPYSNTLSSANGSLAYATFDVGYSVFRGPSANVGGFIGYNYMRDNKSAFGCAQLANANSDCVPSLASTILGITEDNKWNSMRVGVNSVVKLMDRLTLTADAAYLPFVSFSGTDNHLLRTDVANTVSPETATGRGVQLEAILSYAVTRSFNVGAGARYWAMWAPGSTNAFSLGCPCQTLPVSAERYGGFLQASYKFAGLN; this is translated from the coding sequence ATGAAGAAGCTGTCGGTTGCAGCAGTCGGCGTGGTTCTCGGCGCGTCCATCGCCCATGCGGCGGACATGCCGGCGCCGGTGCCCGTCGTGGTCTGGTCATGGACCGGGCTCTATCTCGGCGTCCATGCCGGCGCCGGCTTTGCCAGTTCGAGCTTTGCGGATCCGCAGGGGCCATCGATCTACGGCGGCACGGTGAGAAGCCCGGCGGCGCTCGGAGGCTTCCAGCTCGGCTACAACTGGCAGATCCCGAATTCGAATTTCCTGCTCGGCGTCGAGACCGATGCGAGCGCGATGATTGGCGACGGCACCGCGACCTGCTTCGCTTCCTCCGGCTTCTTCATCTCCGCCAATTGCCGTGTCCGCCCGCAGCTTTCCGGCACGCTTACCGGCCGTGTCGGCTTCGTCACCGGTTCGCGCGGCCACACGCTGGTCTATGCCAAGGCCGGCGCGGCCTGGCTGCAGGAGCAGATCGACATCGCCACCAATGCGCTGCTGCCGGCGATGACGACGAGCTTCGACGGCGTGCGCTGGGGCTGGACCGTCGGCGGCGGCGTCGAGAGGGCGCTGACGCCGGCCTGGTCGGTGAAGCTCGAATATGACTATGCACAATTCGGCAACAGCGGCATGCCGACGCCGGCGAGTTTCGTGCAGGTGCTGCCGCCGTTCAATGCGTATGCGCCGACGTCAGGCGGCATCACCAACGTCGGCCAGAGCCTGCATACCGTCAAGCTCGGACTGAACTACCGGATCGGCGAGGACCTGCATGCGACGTGGGAGCCTTCCGCCTCCGACTATCGGCTGCGCGGAACCACGGATCCCGGCTATCTGCCGGAAGCGGAAGTCGAGGTCGGCGGGCGTGTCTGGTACTCCTCCGGGCGCTTCCAGAAGGACCTCGGCGCCACTTTCGACAACGCGCAGCAGAACGTGCTGGTGTCGCGGCTGACCTACGACACCACGGCGGCGTCGGGCGAAGTGTTCGGCCGTATCGACACCGCCTCCAACATCTTCATCAAGGGCTTTGTCGGCGGCGGCAAGCTGTTGTCAGGCAACATGCACGACGAGGACTGGCTGATCTTCAACGCCAGCGTGCCCTATTCGAACACGCTGTCGAGCGCGAACGGCAGCCTCGCCTATGCCACCTTCGACGTCGGCTATTCGGTGTTCCGCGGGCCGAGCGCCAATGTCGGCGGCTTCATCGGCTACAACTACATGCGCGACAACAAGTCGGCCTTCGGCTGCGCCCAGCTCGCCAATGCCAATTCCGACTGCGTGCCGTCGCTCGCGAGCACGATCCTCGGCATCACCGAGGACAACAAGTGGAATTCGATGCGCGTCGGCGTCAACAGCGTGGTCAAGCTGATGGATCGGCTGACCCTGACCGCGGATGCCGCCTATCTGCCCTTCGTCTCCTTCAGCGGCACCGACAACCACCTGCTGCGCACCGACGTCGCCAACACTGTCTCGCCCGAAACGGCGACCGGCCGCGGTGTCCAGCTCGAGGCGATCCTGTCCTACGCGGTGACGCGGTCCTTCAATGTCGGCGCCGGCGCCCGCTACTGGGCGATGTGGGCGCCCGGCAGCACCAACGCGTTCAGCCTCGGCTGCCCATGCCAGACGCTGCCGGTCTCTGCCGAGCGCTACGGCGGATTCCTGCAGGCGTCCTACAAGTTCGCAGGCCTGAACTAG
- a CDS encoding HlyD family type I secretion periplasmic adaptor subunit: protein MTMARTDEIRHSEEAARRWGNDAHGSGVGPQGNALILELQRLRQALDSERWPEPRTSSRRAKPAAPPPRRPPAGKQRNKPAASPHPAPPRREQAAANAPAAPVAAPEPAKRPEPAKRPEPIPMNLAAPAVEIPGPDRLLLESPAMSLPRAEGEPAAAGRWIAKAQASLSTGIAFLLDRNGVPEPAISESLMARTGWSFERELRMGLRFLLVALVIGGGWFALVPLAGAVVVPGNLVVQSNVKAIQHPTGGVVAEIKVYDGMHVGLGDLLVRLDATQTQASLQMVSKQLDELRARIARLVAERDGLEKPQPPAELLARMKDDNVASLLTSEDSLFKARAHARQSQRELLQSRISQLTEEISGLDAQVASKAKQIELIAGELTGVQDLFDKHLVPLTRLTTLQREAARIDGERGQLTSAIAETKSKIDEAKLQIVRMDQDFRTEVVKELGETQGKEAELVERAVAARDQLDRIEIRAPNSGVIHQLAAHTIGGVIRAGDTIMEVVPDADELQVETRLQPNDIDQVHVGQKAFVRFSAFNTRTTPQLTGNVVFVSATTSHDAQTNASYYTVKVVLPDEQRQRLAGRQLVPGMPAEVFLQTGSRTMMSYIFKPIAEQMQRAFIEQ from the coding sequence ATGACCATGGCGCGCACCGACGAGATCAGGCACAGTGAGGAGGCCGCGCGGCGCTGGGGAAACGACGCCCATGGCAGCGGCGTGGGCCCGCAGGGCAACGCCCTGATCCTCGAGCTGCAGCGGCTGCGCCAGGCGCTCGACAGCGAGCGCTGGCCGGAGCCGCGCACTTCGTCGCGTCGCGCCAAGCCGGCCGCACCGCCGCCGCGCCGACCGCCGGCCGGAAAACAGCGCAACAAGCCCGCCGCGTCACCGCACCCCGCGCCACCGCGCCGCGAACAGGCGGCTGCGAACGCGCCGGCCGCACCCGTCGCAGCGCCCGAGCCCGCCAAGCGCCCTGAGCCCGCCAAGCGTCCCGAGCCGATACCGATGAATCTGGCGGCGCCCGCGGTGGAAATCCCGGGGCCCGATCGCCTGCTGCTGGAAAGCCCGGCGATGAGCCTGCCGCGCGCCGAAGGCGAGCCGGCGGCGGCCGGGCGATGGATCGCCAAGGCTCAGGCGAGCTTGAGTACGGGCATCGCCTTCCTGCTCGATCGCAACGGCGTGCCAGAGCCGGCCATCAGCGAGAGCCTGATGGCGCGGACCGGCTGGTCGTTCGAGCGCGAGCTGCGCATGGGGCTTCGCTTCCTGCTGGTCGCGCTTGTCATCGGCGGCGGCTGGTTCGCGCTGGTGCCGCTCGCGGGCGCGGTGGTGGTGCCGGGCAATCTCGTGGTGCAGTCCAACGTCAAGGCCATCCAGCATCCGACCGGCGGCGTCGTCGCCGAGATCAAGGTGTATGACGGCATGCATGTCGGCCTCGGCGATCTGTTGGTGCGGCTCGACGCCACCCAGACCCAGGCGAGCCTGCAGATGGTGAGCAAGCAGCTCGACGAGCTGCGGGCGCGGATCGCGCGGCTGGTCGCCGAGCGCGACGGGCTGGAGAAGCCGCAGCCTCCCGCCGAGCTGCTGGCGCGCATGAAGGACGACAATGTGGCGAGCCTGCTCACTTCGGAGGATTCGCTGTTCAAGGCCCGCGCCCATGCGCGGCAAAGCCAGCGCGAGCTCCTGCAGAGCCGGATCTCGCAGCTCACGGAAGAGATTTCCGGCCTCGATGCGCAGGTCGCCTCGAAGGCGAAGCAGATCGAGCTGATCGCGGGCGAGCTCACCGGCGTGCAGGATCTTTTCGACAAGCATCTGGTGCCGCTGACGCGCCTCACCACGCTGCAGCGCGAGGCGGCGCGGATCGACGGCGAGCGCGGCCAACTGACCTCGGCGATCGCCGAGACGAAGTCGAAGATCGACGAGGCGAAGCTCCAGATCGTCCGCATGGACCAGGATTTTCGCACCGAGGTCGTCAAGGAGCTCGGCGAGACCCAGGGCAAGGAAGCCGAGCTCGTCGAGCGCGCAGTCGCCGCGCGCGACCAGCTCGACCGCATCGAGATCCGCGCCCCGAACTCGGGCGTGATCCACCAGCTGGCCGCGCACACGATCGGCGGCGTGATCCGCGCCGGCGACACCATCATGGAAGTGGTGCCTGACGCCGACGAGTTGCAGGTCGAGACGCGGCTGCAGCCCAACGACATCGACCAGGTGCATGTCGGCCAGAAGGCGTTCGTGCGCTTCTCCGCCTTCAACACCCGCACCACGCCGCAGCTCACGGGCAATGTCGTCTTCGTGTCGGCGACGACGAGCCACGATGCGCAGACCAATGCGAGCTACTACACGGTCAAGGTGGTGCTGCCGGACGAGCAGCGGCAGCGGCTGGCCGGCCGCCAGCTGGTGCCGGGCATGCCGGCGGAAGTGTTTTTGCAGACCGGCAGCCGCACCATGATGAGCTACATATTCAAGCCGATCGCCGAACAGATGCAGCGCGCCTTCATCGAGCAATAA
- a CDS encoding type I secretion system permease/ATPase, whose translation MIGIGVFSGVINILMLSGSLYMLQVYDRVIPSRNLTTLLGLSLMVLLAYAVQGYFDALRTRMLCRVATLFDVGLQEAIHQALASLPLRGVKPMLMQQPLRDLDQIRAFMSSMGPTAFLDMPWIPIFLIVLFLFHPAIGMTALLGTAAIVAMTLLTERLSRDAAKSAMDGAAQRQVLADATQRNAEVVRALGMMDRFTARWSEANERYLRENIRATDLHANLGSGAKVLRYVLQSGMLGLGAYLVVADHASGGIMIASSIMMGRALAPVEIALGNWKQLVAARQAIARLRDICKATAKPAPPPVALPRPSRELAVQALSVSAPGSDVPIVSNVSFALKAGMGLALLGASASGKTSLSKALVGIWPARQGTVRLDGATIDQWRDAELGRHIGYLPQDVALFDGTIAENIARFDPAATSDAILKAARIAGVHEMILRLPEGYATRIGQGGLSLSAGQRQRVGLARAVFGDPFLVVLDEPNANLDADGEQALARAILTLRQGNAIVIVISHRPAALSTLNMALVLYEGKAIAFGSCDEIFARVRAAKGKPVPGAPVAPAAQARPIRRAAVAERA comes from the coding sequence ATGATCGGGATCGGCGTCTTCAGCGGCGTCATCAACATCCTGATGCTGTCGGGCTCGCTCTATATGCTTCAGGTCTATGACCGCGTGATTCCGAGCCGCAACCTCACGACGCTGCTCGGGCTCTCGCTGATGGTCCTGCTCGCCTATGCGGTGCAGGGCTATTTCGACGCGCTGCGCACGCGGATGTTGTGCCGCGTCGCGACGCTGTTCGATGTCGGCCTGCAGGAGGCGATACACCAGGCGCTCGCGAGCCTGCCGCTGCGCGGGGTCAAGCCGATGCTGATGCAGCAGCCGCTGCGCGATCTCGACCAGATCCGCGCCTTCATGTCGAGCATGGGGCCGACCGCCTTTCTCGACATGCCCTGGATCCCGATCTTTCTGATCGTGCTGTTCCTGTTTCATCCGGCGATCGGCATGACCGCCTTGCTCGGCACCGCCGCGATCGTGGCGATGACGCTGCTGACCGAGCGCCTGTCGCGCGATGCCGCCAAATCCGCGATGGATGGCGCCGCGCAGCGCCAGGTGCTCGCGGATGCGACGCAGCGCAACGCCGAGGTGGTCCGCGCGCTCGGCATGATGGATCGCTTCACCGCGCGCTGGTCCGAGGCCAATGAACGCTACCTGCGGGAAAACATCCGCGCCACCGACCTTCATGCCAATCTCGGCTCCGGCGCCAAGGTGCTGCGCTACGTGCTGCAGTCCGGCATGCTGGGACTCGGCGCCTATCTCGTGGTTGCCGATCACGCCTCCGGCGGCATCATGATCGCGTCATCGATCATGATGGGCCGCGCGCTGGCGCCGGTCGAGATCGCGCTCGGAAACTGGAAGCAGCTCGTCGCGGCGCGCCAGGCGATCGCGCGGCTGCGCGACATCTGCAAGGCGACCGCAAAGCCGGCGCCGCCGCCGGTTGCGCTGCCGCGCCCGAGCCGTGAGCTCGCGGTGCAGGCGCTTTCGGTCAGCGCCCCCGGCAGCGATGTGCCGATCGTGTCGAACGTCTCCTTTGCCTTGAAGGCCGGCATGGGCCTGGCGCTGCTCGGCGCTTCCGCCTCGGGCAAGACGTCGCTCTCGAAGGCGCTGGTCGGCATCTGGCCGGCGCGGCAGGGCACGGTGCGGCTTGACGGCGCGACCATCGATCAGTGGCGTGATGCGGAGCTTGGCCGTCATATCGGCTACCTGCCGCAGGACGTCGCGCTGTTCGACGGGACGATCGCCGAAAACATCGCGCGTTTCGATCCGGCCGCGACGTCGGACGCGATCCTGAAGGCGGCGCGCATCGCCGGCGTGCACGAGATGATCCTGCGCCTGCCGGAAGGCTATGCGACGCGGATCGGGCAGGGCGGCCTGTCGCTGTCGGCGGGCCAGCGTCAGCGCGTCGGTCTTGCGCGTGCGGTGTTCGGCGATCCGTTCCTGGTCGTGCTCGACGAGCCGAACGCCAATCTCGACGCCGACGGCGAGCAGGCGCTTGCCCGCGCTATCCTGACGCTGCGCCAGGGCAATGCCATCGTCATCGTGATCTCGCACCGGCCGGCCGCGCTGTCGACGCTGAACATGGCGCTGGTGCTGTATGAGGGGAAGGCGATCGCCTTCGGTTCGTGCGACGAGATCTTTGCGCGCGTCCGCGCCGCGAAGGGCAAGCCGGTGCCCGGTGCGCCGGTCGCGCCCGCGGCGCAGGCCAGGCCAATCCGCCGCGCCGCCGTCGCCGAGCGTGCATGA
- a CDS encoding ethylbenzene dehydrogenase-related protein → MRQRRTDYGTIILHWALVGALCVAFVTGLRIATEAPDRTWINWLDPLLPASRVWTLHMQAAIVLVAVALAYAVYVVRSGLSRRVRLDKVRLRGLFGRKTARLGSANVILSWVFFAAMLALIGSGGLLYFGISAGQDAATVHWWTTWVVLGFAGLHILTHYAIGGASQLLRIFRPERLPAPPPQLDAVELLSLLAEQSDRLARQADGAESAPTAARAQPNPLGEPVRLRPAARRAAPPPQQPSARPAQRSAQSRPRNPTFQSNPLVVALAIAITGASALLTADWLAVDRLTLHRIDAVDAPVVDGDTSDRVWRNVRPYSLLTNQGGNLDGKGESRVEIRAVHDGTWAYFLFTWEDPTRSLKQLPLVKEIDGWHLLHNGYENGDEHDYNEDKFSVLLTTTDSILAGDKTFHAGTQPIANAPATMSGRGLHYTNGGYVDVWEWKATNGGPAGWMDDLHFGPPLEPTSAQAQARAPYHGGFAPDPGTVNYAENFTVSPDDAAAGNQLVTPRRLPKDLQAIKGAMGEVSLDPNLGESEGARWFMTEAESDPYSPERDRQIPVGTILPGVIFAGEFSGDRADIRCAARWASGRWALEVVRRLDSKSPYDVALRSGTFMRVAAFDHSQIRHTRHIRPIRLEVE, encoded by the coding sequence ATGAGACAGCGCAGGACGGACTATGGGACCATCATCCTGCACTGGGCTCTCGTCGGCGCGCTGTGCGTGGCTTTTGTCACCGGTCTGCGGATCGCGACCGAAGCGCCGGACCGGACCTGGATCAACTGGCTCGACCCGCTGTTGCCGGCGAGCCGCGTATGGACCCTGCACATGCAGGCGGCGATCGTGCTGGTCGCGGTCGCGCTGGCCTACGCCGTCTATGTCGTGCGCTCGGGCCTGAGCCGCCGCGTGCGGCTCGACAAGGTCCGGCTGCGCGGCCTGTTCGGCCGCAAGACGGCGCGGCTCGGCTCCGCCAACGTGATCCTGAGCTGGGTGTTCTTCGCCGCCATGCTGGCGCTGATCGGTAGCGGCGGCCTGCTGTATTTCGGAATCTCGGCCGGCCAGGACGCAGCGACCGTGCATTGGTGGACGACCTGGGTGGTGCTGGGCTTCGCGGGCCTTCACATCCTTACGCATTATGCGATCGGCGGCGCGTCACAGCTGTTGCGGATCTTCCGCCCTGAACGTCTGCCGGCCCCGCCGCCGCAACTCGATGCCGTCGAGCTGCTTTCGCTGCTGGCCGAGCAATCGGACCGCCTGGCGCGGCAAGCCGACGGCGCCGAGAGCGCACCGACTGCTGCGCGCGCGCAGCCCAACCCGCTCGGCGAGCCGGTGCGGCTGCGGCCGGCGGCGCGTCGCGCCGCGCCGCCGCCACAGCAGCCATCCGCAAGGCCGGCGCAGCGCAGCGCGCAATCGCGGCCAAGAAATCCGACGTTCCAGTCCAATCCTCTCGTCGTGGCGCTCGCGATCGCGATCACCGGCGCCTCCGCGCTGCTCACCGCCGACTGGCTTGCGGTCGATCGCCTCACCCTGCACCGCATCGATGCGGTCGACGCGCCGGTGGTCGACGGCGATACCTCGGACCGGGTGTGGCGCAACGTGCGGCCGTACTCGCTGCTGACCAACCAGGGCGGCAATTTGGACGGCAAGGGCGAATCCCGCGTCGAGATCCGCGCCGTGCATGACGGCACCTGGGCCTATTTCCTGTTCACCTGGGAGGACCCGACGCGCTCGTTGAAGCAGTTGCCGCTGGTCAAGGAGATCGACGGCTGGCACCTCCTGCACAACGGCTACGAGAATGGCGACGAGCACGACTACAACGAGGACAAGTTCTCGGTGCTGCTGACGACAACGGACTCGATCCTTGCCGGCGACAAGACCTTTCACGCCGGCACCCAGCCGATCGCCAACGCGCCGGCGACCATGAGCGGGCGCGGCCTGCACTACACCAACGGCGGCTATGTCGACGTCTGGGAGTGGAAGGCGACCAACGGCGGGCCTGCCGGATGGATGGACGATCTGCATTTCGGTCCGCCACTCGAGCCGACGTCAGCGCAGGCGCAGGCGCGCGCGCCCTATCACGGCGGCTTCGCGCCCGATCCGGGAACCGTGAACTATGCCGAGAACTTCACCGTTTCGCCCGACGATGCGGCCGCGGGCAACCAGCTCGTTACACCGCGCCGCCTGCCAAAGGACCTGCAGGCGATCAAGGGCGCGATGGGAGAAGTATCGCTCGATCCCAATCTCGGCGAGAGCGAGGGCGCCCGCTGGTTCATGACGGAGGCGGAGTCCGACCCTTATTCGCCCGAGCGCGACCGTCAGATTCCGGTCGGCACCATCCTGCCCGGCGTGATCTTTGCCGGCGAATTTTCCGGCGACCGTGCCGACATCCGCTGCGCGGCGCGCTGGGCGTCGGGCCGCTGGGCACTCGAAGTCGTGCGCCGGCTCGACTCGAAAAGCCCCTACGACGTGGCGCTGAGGAGCGGCACCTTCATGCGGGTTGCCGCCTTCGATCACAGCCAGATCCGGCACACCCGCCATATCCGACCCATTCGTCTCGAGGTGGAATGA
- a CDS encoding 2Fe-2S iron-sulfur cluster-binding protein: MMRKTCKVTVNGQSFAANCGELLLDGAIMNGVELPHDCRTGICGSCRVRLVEGKVFGGDEDGSGMIHACQARIVSDLSVETEPVPDSVTVSAEVARLVRLAPDVVGVELALEQPFHYLPGQYCNLQFRGFPVRSYSPSYPLEGAPDERRLHFHIRKLADGAVSSALGERIRVGHRVKLSGPFGSAYFRPDHSGCTVLVSSGTGFAPMWSIAVAAITEQPERELIFVVGARRLASFYMHAALCRLALFPNVTIIPVVSEPQAVSSAIRVGQLADQLPKLSADDVVYVSGAPALTQLVARMAKTASARCYTDPFVASAKPGEQGKLLSRLIGWLDSGRGNAAPPLQPEEMPARPLPRKPVAHVA; encoded by the coding sequence ATGATGCGAAAGACCTGCAAGGTGACCGTCAACGGGCAAAGCTTTGCCGCGAACTGCGGCGAGCTCCTGCTCGACGGCGCGATCATGAACGGCGTCGAGCTGCCGCATGACTGCCGCACCGGAATCTGCGGCAGCTGCCGGGTGCGCCTCGTCGAAGGCAAGGTGTTCGGCGGCGACGAGGACGGCAGCGGCATGATCCATGCCTGCCAGGCGCGAATCGTCTCCGACCTTTCGGTCGAGACCGAACCGGTGCCCGATTCCGTCACCGTGTCGGCCGAGGTCGCGCGGCTCGTGCGGCTTGCGCCCGACGTCGTCGGCGTCGAGCTGGCGCTGGAGCAGCCGTTTCATTACCTGCCGGGCCAGTATTGCAACCTGCAGTTCCGCGGCTTTCCCGTGCGCTCCTACAGCCCGAGCTATCCGCTCGAAGGCGCGCCCGACGAACGCCGGCTGCACTTCCACATCCGCAAGCTCGCGGACGGCGCGGTCTCCTCCGCGCTCGGCGAGCGGATTCGCGTCGGCCACCGCGTCAAGCTGAGCGGCCCGTTCGGCAGCGCCTATTTCAGGCCCGACCATTCCGGCTGCACGGTTCTGGTTTCCAGCGGCACCGGCTTTGCGCCGATGTGGTCGATCGCGGTTGCCGCGATCACGGAGCAGCCCGAGCGCGAGCTGATCTTCGTGGTCGGCGCGCGGCGTCTCGCCTCGTTCTACATGCACGCCGCGTTGTGCCGGCTCGCGCTGTTTCCGAACGTCACGATCATTCCCGTGGTGAGCGAGCCGCAGGCCGTTTCGTCGGCGATCCGGGTCGGCCAGCTCGCCGATCAACTGCCGAAACTGTCGGCGGATGACGTCGTCTATGTGTCGGGCGCGCCCGCGCTCACGCAACTTGTGGCACGCATGGCCAAGACCGCCAGCGCCCGCTGCTACACCGACCCCTTCGTCGCAAGCGCGAAGCCCGGCGAGCAGGGAAAGCTGTTGTCGCGCCTGATCGGCTGGCTGGACAGCGGGCGCGGCAACGCCGCCCCGCCGCTGCAGCCCGAGGAGATGCCGGCGCGGCCGCTGCCGCGAAAACCGGTCGCCCACGTCGCCTGA
- a CDS encoding cysteine hydrolase family protein, which produces MTARTLLELAGANLRPAGLDDAALVLIDLQNEYLAGPLALPDAPRAVDHVARLLARARAAGTPVVHVAHKGRAGGMFDREGPRGQIVQALVPITGEAVVEKALPNAFAGTQLQEVLAGSGRKNLLLVGFMTHMCVSSTARAALDLGFMTTIEADGCATRDLPDGRGGVIAAATIHDVALAELSDRFAIIVRGAGA; this is translated from the coding sequence ATGACCGCCAGGACACTGCTTGAACTCGCCGGCGCCAACCTCAGGCCCGCCGGCCTCGACGATGCCGCGCTGGTCCTGATCGACCTGCAGAACGAATATCTCGCGGGCCCGCTGGCGCTGCCGGATGCGCCAAGGGCCGTCGACCATGTGGCTCGGCTGCTGGCGCGCGCCCGCGCTGCCGGCACGCCGGTTGTGCATGTCGCGCACAAGGGCCGGGCCGGCGGCATGTTCGACCGCGAGGGCCCGCGCGGCCAGATCGTGCAGGCGCTTGTCCCGATCACGGGCGAGGCGGTGGTCGAGAAGGCGCTGCCCAATGCGTTCGCCGGCACGCAATTGCAGGAAGTGCTGGCCGGAAGCGGGCGCAAGAACCTGCTTCTGGTCGGCTTCATGACGCATATGTGCGTGAGCTCGACGGCGCGTGCCGCGCTCGATCTCGGCTTCATGACCACGATCGAGGCTGACGGCTGTGCCACCCGCGACCTTCCCGACGGCCGCGGCGGCGTGATCGCCGCCGCCACGATTCATGACGTGGCGCTGGCGGAACTGTCAGACCGCTTTGCCATCATCGTGCGCGGCGCGGGAGCATGA